The following proteins are encoded in a genomic region of Nitrospirota bacterium:
- the ftsY gene encoding signal recognition particle-docking protein FtsY, with product MGFFEKLKNGLLKTKKFLIEDTEKLAKGRKVDDALLDEFEDLLIMADIGPMAAGAITGALRERARQDGIKNEKDLVAAFKEEVKKILKRGPALMCSGEKPYVILTVGVNGVGKTTTIGKLARRFTDHGFSVTLAAGDTFRAAAIEQLEIWAGRAGANIIKHRSGADPAAVAFDAIASAKSKGIDVVIIDTAGRLHTKSNLMEELKKIKRVIAKEHPSAPHEVLLVVDSTSGQNAINQARMFNETVGVTGIALTKLDGTAKGGIIIAINKELGIPVKLIGVGEAVEDLQDFNPQEFVDALFGE from the coding sequence GTGGGGTTTTTTGAAAAGCTTAAAAATGGATTATTAAAGACCAAGAAGTTTCTTATTGAAGATACTGAAAAACTTGCCAAGGGGAGAAAAGTTGATGACGCCCTTCTTGATGAATTTGAAGACCTGCTGATCATGGCTGATATAGGGCCTATGGCTGCCGGTGCAATAACAGGGGCCTTGAGGGAACGTGCCCGGCAGGATGGCATAAAGAATGAGAAGGACCTTGTTGCAGCCTTTAAAGAGGAAGTGAAGAAGATACTGAAACGGGGCCCGGCGTTAATGTGTTCAGGAGAAAAACCGTATGTGATACTGACCGTCGGGGTCAATGGCGTAGGCAAGACGACCACCATCGGAAAGCTTGCGAGGCGTTTTACTGATCATGGTTTTTCAGTGACCCTTGCCGCAGGCGATACATTCAGGGCTGCCGCTATCGAACAGCTTGAGATCTGGGCTGGCAGGGCCGGCGCAAATATCATAAAGCACCGCAGCGGGGCAGACCCGGCAGCCGTAGCCTTTGACGCTATAGCCTCTGCCAAGTCAAAAGGTATCGATGTTGTGATAATTGATACCGCCGGCAGGCTTCATACAAAATCAAACCTCATGGAAGAGCTGAAGAAGATCAAACGTGTCATAGCCAAAGAGCATCCGTCAGCCCCTCATGAAGTGCTTCTTGTAGTTGACTCGACATCAGGGCAGAATGCGATAAATCAGGCAAGGATGTTCAACGAGACCGTAGGCGTGACAGGCATAGCCCTTACTAAGCTTGACGGGACAGCCAAGGGCGGCATCATAATCGCAATAAATAAAGAGCTCGGAATACCAGTCAAACTGATCGGCGTGGGCGAGGCTGTCGAGGACCTTCAGGACTTTAACCCTCAGGAGTTTGTAGATGCGTTGTTCGGGGAATAA
- the atpB gene encoding F0F1 ATP synthase subunit A has product MKELPLFFHISGIPGSVSYAWIATIILLIFAVAVRQSLKIVPTGVQNFAETLVEFLLDLAEASIGHMGRYFFPLIATLFLYILTCNFLGLIPGFEAPTSDLNMTASLAIPVFLATHFYGIKIHKLGYIKHFVGPMRSIVALPLMVLMFFIEVIGHLARPLTLAVRLFGNMIAKHKIIMILVFLAPAFIPSAILGLGVLVSVIQAYVFVLLTVLYLAGAVEEAH; this is encoded by the coding sequence ATGAAAGAACTCCCTTTATTTTTTCATATCAGCGGAATTCCGGGCTCAGTATCATATGCCTGGATTGCTACAATAATTCTTCTTATCTTTGCGGTTGCTGTGAGGCAATCGCTCAAAATCGTACCAACAGGCGTACAGAACTTTGCCGAAACCTTGGTCGAATTTCTGCTTGACCTGGCGGAGGCCTCCATCGGCCATATGGGCCGTTACTTTTTTCCGCTTATAGCAACACTCTTCCTTTATATACTTACCTGTAATTTTCTCGGGCTTATTCCGGGCTTTGAGGCTCCGACCAGCGACCTTAATATGACGGCATCTCTTGCCATACCCGTATTTCTGGCTACGCATTTTTACGGGATCAAGATACACAAGCTGGGCTATATCAAACATTTTGTAGGCCCGATGAGGTCGATAGTCGCATTGCCTCTGATGGTGCTGATGTTCTTTATAGAGGTGATAGGGCATCTTGCCAGGCCGTTGACATTGGCGGTCAGGCTCTTCGGGAACATGATCGCAAAACACAAGATAATCATGATATTGGTCTTTCTGGCTCCGGCGTTCATACCTTCGGCAATATTGGGGCTTGGAGTTCTCGTATCTGTGATTCAGGCTTATGTTTTTGTGCTGCTTACTGTTCTGTATCTGGCTGGTGCGGTTGAGGAAGCGCATTAA
- the atpE gene encoding ATP synthase F0 subunit C, whose product MKKTFAVFLLALAVTCLLAPAAFAEGAAKTDAEFAYFGMAVLGCGLAIGLAAFGTGIGQGIGLSKAAEGVARNPGASGKVTTTLIIGLAMIESLCIYALVVVLIVLFANPFGI is encoded by the coding sequence ATGAAGAAGACATTTGCTGTATTTTTACTTGCTCTTGCTGTAACATGCCTGCTGGCTCCTGCTGCTTTTGCTGAAGGCGCTGCCAAGACAGACGCAGAATTCGCTTATTTCGGAATGGCGGTTCTCGGTTGCGGACTGGCTATCGGCCTTGCTGCTTTTGGTACAGGCATCGGCCAGGGTATCGGCCTTAGCAAAGCTGCTGAAGGTGTTGCAAGGAACCCGGGAGCTTCAGGTAAGGTAACAACAACCCTTATCATCGGTCTTGCCATGATCGAGTCTCTCTGTATCTACGCGCTTGTTGTCGTACTTATCGTTCTCTTTGCGAATCCGTTCGGCATATAG
- a CDS encoding Fic family protein: MAFKPKYTITNKILNNIAVIVSAREIIEQSHFVPKWEAKLRHKALMQNTHSSTAIEGNKLTLEQVEALAEGKDVIATNKDKQEVLNYLEALDKIPHLAKKGNIKTADLLAMHRLITKKTLQNNKDSGVFRNRQVFVGRRVIDGTGIHEVVEYMPPPTKKVPGLARDFIAWLNTEKTWEINPVILAGIVHYEIARIHPFIDGNGRTARLFATMILYLSGFDHRRIFALDDFYDRDRKAYYAALKTAQNSNYDITQWLEYFTAGVALSVTEVKDAITKMGIKGKKADKSQIALTMRQMKIIEHINLNGKVTNNNLQVLFGISSQAVHKELVKLVDLKVIKPVGQGRTLHYILV, encoded by the coding sequence ATGGCATTTAAACCGAAATATACAATAACCAATAAAATACTGAACAATATTGCCGTGATTGTCTCAGCCCGTGAGATTATCGAGCAGTCACACTTTGTGCCGAAATGGGAGGCGAAGTTGAGGCATAAGGCTCTCATGCAAAATACCCATTCATCAACTGCCATTGAAGGCAACAAACTGACTCTTGAGCAAGTCGAGGCCTTAGCTGAAGGTAAGGACGTTATCGCAACAAATAAAGACAAACAGGAAGTTCTTAATTATCTTGAAGCGCTCGATAAAATTCCTCATCTTGCAAAAAAGGGCAATATTAAGACAGCAGATCTTCTTGCCATGCACAGACTTATCACAAAAAAGACATTGCAAAATAATAAGGACTCAGGAGTATTCCGCAACAGGCAGGTTTTTGTCGGACGCAGGGTTATTGACGGCACTGGCATTCATGAGGTGGTTGAATACATGCCGCCTCCGACAAAAAAAGTCCCCGGCCTTGCAAGGGATTTTATCGCTTGGCTTAATACAGAGAAAACATGGGAAATTAATCCCGTTATCCTTGCCGGAATAGTTCATTATGAGATAGCCCGCATTCATCCATTTATTGACGGCAACGGCAGGACAGCAAGACTTTTTGCCACGATGATTCTTTATCTGAGCGGCTTTGATCACAGGCGCATATTTGCCCTTGATGATTTTTATGACAGAGACCGAAAGGCGTATTATGCGGCATTGAAGACAGCACAAAACAGCAATTATGATATAACTCAATGGCTGGAATATTTTACTGCGGGTGTGGCATTGTCAGTTACAGAGGTGAAAGATGCCATAACCAAGATGGGCATTAAGGGAAAGAAGGCGGATAAATCCCAGATCGCGTTAACCATGCGACAAATGAAAATTATCGAGCATATTAATTTAAACGGCAAGGTTACAAATAATAATCTGCAAGTTCTTTTCGGCATTTCATCTCAGGCTGTGCATAAGGAATTGGTAAAGCTTGTTGACCTTAAAGTCATAAAGCCTGTAGGACAAGGCAGAACCCTCCATTATATCCTCGTATAA
- a CDS encoding nitroreductase, whose amino-acid sequence MNMLEGIYSRRSIRQYTDRPVEKEYLLEIIKAGTWAPSGLNNQPWRFVIITDKDTRFKLALLTKYKKVIENAPACIAVFIDKDAIYNDVKDHQAIGACIQNMLLAAHALGLGAVWLGEILNRADEVRTLFELPEAMELMAVVAVGHPASGAKAKSSRKDISEVLLKKIYYF is encoded by the coding sequence ATGAATATGCTTGAAGGCATCTATTCCAGACGAAGCATAAGGCAGTACACTGATCGGCCTGTAGAAAAAGAGTATCTGCTTGAAATCATCAAAGCAGGAACATGGGCGCCTTCAGGCCTTAACAATCAGCCCTGGCGTTTCGTTATCATCACTGATAAAGATACCCGCTTCAAACTGGCGCTGCTCACTAAATACAAAAAGGTAATAGAGAATGCACCGGCATGTATAGCTGTCTTCATAGATAAAGATGCCATTTATAACGATGTCAAAGACCATCAGGCTATTGGAGCATGCATTCAGAATATGCTTCTTGCGGCTCATGCACTCGGGCTCGGCGCTGTCTGGCTCGGGGAGATATTGAATCGCGCTGATGAAGTAAGAACTCTGTTTGAACTTCCAGAGGCAATGGAACTTATGGCGGTTGTTGCAGTGGGACATCCTGCCTCAGGCGCGAAAGCAAAATCGAGCAGAAAAGATATCTCAGAAGTGCTTCTGAAGAAGATTTATTATTTTTAA